The window TACAGTTCCAGACCGGAACAGTATGCATCCGTACATTCGCTCCGCTGCCGGAGGAATACGATCTGGCCCCGCCGGTTCTTGTTACCGTCACAGAGGCGGGTGCAGGCCGGGAAGGGGCGGCTGCTGCGCGGAAGGCGGACAGCATAAAGCGGGAGACTTCCGCTTTCTTCCCCCGGTGTCTGGCCGGTGAGCTGATGAACAGCTCTTCCCGGGCCCGGGTGACGGCCACGTATGCGAGCCGCCGCTCTTCTTCCAGCGCGGCAATGCCGGACTCACTGTGGGTCTTGAAGGCGCTGGCTGCCGGGGGCTTGGCCGTCTTCCGGTCTTTCAGCCGCTCGCCCTCGAGCGCTGAGCTGTGGGGAAGGATGCCCTCCGATGCGCCGATCAGGAAGACAACGGGGAACTCCAGCCCCTTGGACTTGTGAATGGTCATCAGCGCAATCCGGTTGCCCTGCTCCTTCAGGCCGGGCTGGCGGCTCAGCTCATTCCGCTCGGTAATATTCGCAATGAATTCGAGGAAGACCGGGATGCTGTCGAACCGTTCAGCCGAGGACTCCAGCTCGTCCAGCATTTCCTTGAGCGTCTCCCGGTGCAATGTAGCCTGGTGCCGTTCATTGGCTTCAATGAAATAGTCATAGAAGTTCGTGCGGATCTGGCGGATCGCCTGCACCGGTGTTAACGCCGCCAGACCGCGGATCAGCTCCAGCCGGTCCCGCAGCTTAGCGCCTTTGAAATCCTCCATGCCTGGCAGCGACAGGAGATGGATCAGCGGTCCTTGCTTGGGCTGGACAGCCTCCATCCGGCGGATATGGTCCATGCCTTTTTCCCGGCTCATATAGAGGGTCGGGAGGATATTCTCCATAGCCGCGAAGTTGCGCCGGTTCAGCGACAGCCGCAGATGATCCAGCACCGGGGAGATCAGCCAGTGCTCGTAGAGCAGCTGGCCTTCCCCGTAATCCACATAGGGGATATCCCGCAGGAGGAGCAGCTCCAGCACCGCCCGGTTGCTGCTGGAAGCACGGTAGAGCAGGGCGAAATCACGGTATTCCCTGTTACCGCTGTCCACTTGGCTGACAATATGTTCAACAATCTGCTCGGCCTCCTCGTCCGCGGTCTGCGGGCGCAGATACCGGGGCTGGCTGCCGCTGTTTTTGGCGGCCTGCAGGGTTTTGGAGCGCCGCCGCAGGTTATGGCGGATGATGCCGTTGCCAAGGCCGACAATAGCCGGGCCGGAGCGGTAGTTGATATTCAGCGTGATTACCTTGGCGCCCGGATAGAGCTTCTCGAATTCAAGGATGAACTCGCTGCGCGCGCCGTTGAATGAATAGATCGTCTGGTCATCATCGCCGACAACCATCAGATTATGCTGCGGATGGGCTATCATTTTGACCAGCTCATATTGCAGCGCATTCGTATCCTGAAATTCGTCGACCATGACATACTGGAATTTCTGCTGCAGCTCTTGCAGCAGCGCGGGCTGCTCCCGCAGCATTTTGTATGCGATCAGCAGCACATCGTCGAAATCGATTTTGAAATTATCGGTTTTCCATTGCTCGTACAGGACCAGGATCGCTTTCATTTCCTGTTCTGCTGTTGTGCTCTCCGGCAGATTCTCCGCTTCGCCCATATTCATCTTGCAGGAAGAGAGCAGGGCGAGCAGTGTTTCCGGCGGATAGGCATCCTTCGGCAGCCCCAGCTCCCGCATAATCTGCTTCAGCAGGATGTGCTGACGGCGTGTCTCATGAAAGATGTCCTGCCGCAGTCCTTGTCTTCTCAGGAAATAGAGAAAAAAGGAGTGGAACGTGCGGGCCTGGAGACGGGCGGCATCGCTCTCCTCAACACCAGGCAGCAAGGCGATACGCTCACGCATTTCTGCAGCCGCCTTACTCGAGAAGGTAAGCAGCAGCATCCGGCTGGGCGAGATGCCCCGTACCGACAGCAAATAGCCGGTCCTGCAGATCAGCACCGAGGTTTTACCGGAGCCTGCCCCGGCCAGTGTCAGCAGCGGCCCCTGATAATGCCGTACTGCCGCGATCTGCGGCTGATTGAGCAGTATGCCCCCTTCTTCCAGCCTGCGGAAATAAGCGGCATCACTTTCCTCCGACTTCACCATCTCGCGGCTGGTCCGGGCTGAAGCGATGGCCGCCTGGGGAATGCGCTCACCGGTTGCGCCCAGCGGTATATTATGAAATAAAAGCTTGTTCATTAGATTCACCTTCATTTAAGTCCACTAACGGGTTGATTTTTGCCAACTTACACTATAACACGTATCTGTTTTGGCGAAATGTTATTTTTATGCCAGAGGATGGAACGCCGATGAGGATCGGTGCTGCAGAGGGGGAAATGCTGAAATGAGATAAATTGCAGGGTGGACCCATCCAGGGCACCTTAAGCAGTAGCCCCTTTTTAACGGCAGTCTTAACGGTCACTTTATCTTTCCAAGCATATAGTTCACTTTGCGCTCGTACCCGCGGGGTTTGTTCTCCCGGATCTCTTCGAGCAGAAAAGCCAGTGCCCGTTTTACCCGTGGAGGCATGCCTTTGGCTATAGCGGCATATTCCTTCAGGAACCTATCGTCGCTCAAGATCCGCTCATTCAGCACGATGGCCCAGCCCCGGGCAGGCTCGAGCATCTCAGGCAGCGATTCCAGCAGCTGGGTCAGGTACATCTCCATGTGGCAGCTCTCCACGAAATGAACGAGGCTGAACATCATTTCCTCGTGCTCGGTCTCATCATCGAACACCTTGAAAATCTGCTGGATCACAGCATCCTCGGTATCACCTGCCAGCCCTTCAAGCGCCTGTTCGAACAGCTCGCACTCCAGCTCCGTCCGCAGCAGGCGGTTGTTGTACAGCTGGGCGATGCCCGGATACATATTCATCATGAGCGGCCTCCTACTTCCGGTCCAAAAGATGGCGGATTCCGGCGGCAACACCATGCTCTACATTAGTCAGTGTGATGAAATCAGCGGTTTCCTTGAGCAGGGCAGCGGCATTCCCCATGGCAATTTTATAGCCGGCCGTCTCAAACATCGGGAGATCATTATAGCTGTCGCCCATAACGGCAACTTGCTCCGTAGGAATGTCATAGTGGGCAGCCAGCAGGCTTACGCCGTTACCTTTGTTGGCCTCCTTGTGGTTGATCTCAATATTACTCTCATGAGAAGCGGTAATAATGAGCCCGGGAATCGCTGCAAACCGTGTAGATGCTTCTTTGAGCACTTCAGGGTTCAGCGAGAAGGCCAGAGCTTTATAAATGGGGTCTTCTTCTTTGCTCCAAATTTCCTCCATACTCTCTACGTAAGTAACGGCAGCCTGCTGAAACTGCTTGGCAATCATGGCCTTCAACAGCCAGCCGAAGCCCTCTGGGATTTCTTCGTCTTTGAGCTCCGACAATTTCTCCAGTCTGACACGCTTGTCCAGCTCTACATATACATTATCTTTGGTATACACTTCGTAATAAAGCTCAGGAATCTCGTTCATCCAGCGCAGCACAGGGATAATATCCTCTTTGTCGAGCGGCCGGCTGGCCGCAAGGGAGCCGTCAGGCAGCATCAGCAGTGCTCCGTTCAGACAGACCACAGGGCATTCCAGATTGGCCAGCCGCAGCTGCCGCTCCGCATCCATGTAAGAGCGTCCGGTGGCAATCGCCACGATATGCCCCAGACTTTGTGCATGGAGGATAGCCTCGCGGTTCTCCGCGCTAATCCTTCCATCTTCATTTAGTAGTGTCCCGTCCATATCAAGTGCAATCAGCATAGCAGTGTTCTCCTTTTCCGTTCAAAAGTTATCCCCATCGTGGAGAGTGAAATGATTCTTTGTATTTTATCACTAATTCTGTGTAAATAAAAAATCCATTTTCAAGTAAGTGGAGGATTTTCAGAAAGGACTCCGGTCGTGTTACAATGAGAGGTAGACCAACAAGCAGGCATCCTGAGCACTTTCAGCTTACATTGCCCATTGTGAATTGTTTTTAGGTAAGGGGGATAAAAAATGAAATCCAGAAATTTAGCTACGATATCGCTTGCCGTGATGGCCTGCGGTTTTCTGATTACGCTGTTTTTACCGGAAAATATAGGGACCGAGCTGCTAAGAGGCGGCTTTGAGGCCGGCCTTGTCGGCGGGATTGCTGACTGGTTCGCGGTTACCGCGCTGTTCCGGCACCCGCTGGGCCTGCGGATTCCGCATACCTCGCTGCTGCTCAAGAACCGGGACAAAATCGTGCAGTCGCTGATCTCCGCCATGGAGAATGAACTGCTGAACAAGGCAAGCATTGAGAACAAGCTGCGCAAGGTTCGCATTGTTTCTCTGGGCAGCGGGCTGCTGACGAAATTTATGTCACGAAAAAAAGCAAGAACCGAAATTCTCGGACAGCTTAGCGCGCTCGTGCAGCGTCTTCCGGTGGAACAAGCGGTGCCGTATCTTCAAACGGCTCTCGCGGACTATCTCCGGGATGCTGAGCTTGGCGTTGCTGCTGACCGGATCGCGACCAGGCTGATGAATGACGGCAAGGATACCGCCGCCCTTGATTATGCGCTGGAGGGAATTTCCGGCTGGAGCGGGCGTCCGCAGACGCGTGCCATGCTGGGTAAGATCGCCAGTGAGAAGCTGGCCGAAGTAAAGCTTGGCGGGCTGAAGGGGATGGCCTTTCAGGCCTTTGTAGGATTTATGGATGCCGACATGCTGGGAGAAATGCTGCAGGGTATGCTGCAGTCCGGAATCCGCGATTTCCGCGAAGCAGACAGTCCGTACCGGGAGGAAATGATCCGCGAAATCCGCGTCGCTATATTCCAGCTTGTGAATGACGAAGCGAAGATCGCTGCGCTGAAAGACTGGGCGCAAAAAGAGCTGCAGGGCGAAGAAGCTGCTGCATTTCTGCACCAGCAGCTGGAGGTTTTCCGGGGCAAGGCGGCTGCGATGCTGGAGGAGGACCGCAGTTCCGGCGGGCGCAGGCTGTTCGCGCTGTATGCCATGCTGGTCCGCCGCATCAGCGGGGAGACAGAGTGGATTCAGGGCTGGGAAGAACGGATTCGGGCTTCATTGATTAATATCGTAGAGGCTAATCATTTCCGGCTTGGTGTATTGGTCAAAGAAAACCTGGATCAAATGGACGATGCTAGCCTCGTTAACATGCTGGAGGATAAAGTGGGCAAGGATTTGCAGTGGATCCGGGTCAACGGCGCCGTATGCGGCTTTGTCGTGGGTCTGGTGCTGACAGTCATCCAGATGATTTGAAGATAATATTACAAGAAGAGGCAGCAGAACGTTTCTTGGAGCGGTATTCCCGTCCAGGCGACGCTTTGCTGCCTCTTTAATATGGAGTTATGACTTAGGAAGTTAAGCGGCTACAGTTGATTTTTACCGTTGCTGATCGTGAAGGTCTCCAGCACTGGCAGTACAAAGATCTTGCCGTCACCGAAGGAGCCTTGTTCGCCGGTTCTTGCCGTTCTCATAATAATGCTGATGACATCGTCCTTCTCATCATCATTGATGACGATCATCAGCAGCTTTTTGGAAATTTGATTGTAGTAGTTGGTGCCTACTTGAATTCCTTTTTGTTTACCACGGCCCAGCAAATCCATTTTACTGATGGAGGGGAAGCCGGCCAGCATTAATTCAGCCATGACCTCATCCGCCTTCTCGGGTCTAACAATGGCTTTGATCATTAACATAACGATGCACCCTTTCTACAGCGAATAGTTGTTGTAGGGGGTTGCCAGCATCTTGATAGCGGTATAAACTAACACAGTTTGTTATTGGCAACGCTTACAATATGAGTATAATAGCTGCAGCTGCCTATATCCTGCGAAGATGATCACAATTCCTTTGTTACACATTGTCGCAAGGGAAGAGGAGCGCCTGTCAGGCAGACTCCTCAGCTACGGCTTAAGCAGCAGGCGGTACAGCTCCTCTAAATGCGCTGCGGTATGCTGCCATTCGAAAGTCCGCAGCGCATCGCTGCGGCCCTGCATTCCGATCTTTGCAGCTAGTAGGGGATTCCGGCCTACCTTGAGCATAAGCCTTGCAAAAGGCAATGCTTCCTGGTACCGGTCCACCAGATAGCCGTTATGGCCTGAAGTGATGATCTCCCGGATCCCGCCATTGTTCGAAGCGATGACCGGCAGGCCTGAAGCCATAGCCTCCACATTCACTAATCCGAAGGATTCATGCCGCTGGGAGGGGCAGACGAAACAGTCAGCAGCCTGATACAAGCCGTGTATATGTTCGTGGGCGATAGTGCCAAGGAAGGTTACGGATACGCCGAGCCGGCCGGCCAGGCTCCTAAGCTTACGGATATATAACGGTTTGCCCGGGCCTGCGATGATCAGATGGGCGGGCAGGTATTTGTTAAGATGCCGCATGGCCCGGATCAGCACAGGCACTCCTTTGCGCGGAATGACCCTGCCCACGAACAATACAGTAAACTTCGGTGGAAGCCGGTACGTTCTGCGCAGAAGCAGACGCTCCGGCAATTCAACAGGGGTGAAGCGGGATAAGTCTGCTCCCAGCGGAACGACACTAAGCTTTCTGGAAAGCCCCGGAAAACGCCTGGAAAGCCGCTTCTGCAAAGACCTGCTGTTGACAGCAATGGTATTGGCGTGTGCAAGGCTGCGGGCAATTCTCGCTTCTGCCGGTACAAAGGTTAAGGAGTGTAGATACAGCAGTACCGGGGTCTCTGGATGCCGCTGCTTTACGGCGGCCATAAGCAGCGGACGATTGTCGACCTGGATCACATCGAAGGATTCCCCTTCCAGAAAGTGAAGCACGGAAGCCTGGTAACGGGAGGGAGTTCCTGAAGCCAGCCGGATGATCCGCACCTGCTCCAGTTCTGCTGAATCGGGCAGGAAGGCTGTTCTGCGGCTTAGAATCGTCACTTTATGTCTCTGGGATAACTGTTTGGCAATAGCCCAAATGCAGATCTCCACAGACCCGTCCCCCGGTACCGGGAACTGCTCCGGGGCAATAATACAGATTTGCATAGCTCCAGCCTCCTCAAGGCCCATTAACGGATGTTCTCTCTACCTAACATATGCGGACTGACAGGCGGAAGACACCCGGGGTTATATCAGGGAGCGATTTGCCTCGCGGTCGCTGCAATCACTGCAGCAACCTTTTGTTCCAGCTCGATGATTTTCTGTTTACTGGCGGCAATCTGCTTGTATCCGGAAAGGAGTGAGGTCAGGGATTGTCCGGCAAGAACCGGATTCTGTTTGCGGACGGCGGATTTAAAGTCGCTGAAGTCTGCAGTTATCCGCTGGTTCAGTGCGGCCGCCACGTTTTTCTGGGACTTGATGGTGGTCTGGGGGCTGTCGATGCCGGCTAAGGTTTTGCGTGCTGCAGTAATCTTCCGGGAGCGTTCCTCTTTGGCAGCCTTTAGCAGGGCTTCTTTGTCCCGGATCTCCTGGCGGGCGATTTGGACGGCTATTTTCATGGCCTCCGCCTGGGTACGCAGCACGGAATTCAGCGTCTTGTCCTTAAGTCCTTTCAACAGGGTGATCCGGGTATTAAGCGCACTATATTGATCAAAGAGAGGCTGATAATGCTGCTTGACGCTGCTGACCGCAGAGGTAAGCTTGGCCACAGCAGCCTGATCGATCTCTTTAATCTGGTTCCGGACCACAAGCAGTGCCTGTGCGTTACTCTCATGCAGGATACGGATTTGTTCTTCACGGCTCTCATACTGTGCAGTTTGGGCAGAGAGTTCACTGTACTGGCTTTTCAGCCTGACTCTGGCTGTGGATTCAGCGGCGGCGGCAGTCAGCTCAAAAGCGGCCTGAATCGAGGGTGTCAGCACAGCAGCAGCTGCACTTGCGCCACCAGCTGAGGTGAATAAGGACACCATAAGCATAAGTGCTGCAGGGACTGTCTTCATAAGCTTGTTCAACTTGGGTTCTCCTCCTGTCGTCACTATTGTCCGCAAACGGCAAAAAGCACCCGTAAGTAAAGGCAAATAAGCCTTTATTACGGGTGCTTCCATCGTAATTGGTTAAATATGTGATATTAACCAACACTCTAAATGAACCGCAGAGAGCCGTCAACATTTAAAATTCTTAATTTATGTTCCGAAGTTGCGCTGTACATTTCTTCCGACTTCCTCTTATCGTATACTGGTAGAAGTACAACTGAGAGTCTGCACAGAGCTGGCTCATGATGAAGGGGGCCCCTATAAAATGAATTACTTGGCAGAGAACGGCAGTATTCTGGATCAAGCATTCATGATGTCTCCAGTAGGAATGGCTGTATGGGCCATAGAGACGGACAAGTGGATTAAGGTTAACTCCGCACTTTGCAATATTCTGGGCTGCAGCGAGTCTGATTTTCTTGAAGGAGCTTTGTGCAGCGGTAATCATGCATCGCAGGCGGAACTGGAAGGATTGTCTCTGGCAGGGAGCATTGATGGGCAATCTTTCCCGCCGGGTGCTACTGTAGTAAAAGAATTGAGATTCCACAACCGTGCCGGACGCCCTATATGGCTGTCTCTTACGCTTGTCCGTCCAGAAGAAGGACAGGCTTCCCCGCATATTATAGTTTATGCCCTGGATATTACCGACAGGAAAATCGCTGATCAGCTGACCGTAGACAGCCGCGATTTATATGATTTATTTATAAAAGATGATCAAAACATTATTTCCTTTACCCAGCCGGACGGCATCATGAGCTTTATTTCACCTTCTGTGAAGAAGCTGCTCGGCTATGAGCCAGAGGAGCTGATCGGCAGGAACCGCCTGGAATTCTATCATCCGGATGATGTCGCAGGTCTGGATAAGTCGTTCGAGGGACTTCTGCAGAATGATACGTATACCCGCCGTCTCCGCCACAAGGAAGGGCATTATATCTGGTTCGAAACCTCTTTTCATGCTATCCGGAATGAGCAGAATGAAATCACGAGAATTATGGGCATTGGCCGGAATGTGACCCGCCGCAAACAGAATGAAGAAGCGCTCGCCGAAGCACAGCGGGTTGCCAGAATCGGCTCCTGGACCTGGGATTTAGTCAAAAGCAAGCTGACCTTCTCGGAGGAGCTGCGGCGTATTCTGCATTATAGTGTAGGTCCAAACGATGTGGATTACCAGACGTTCGCAAAGCTGGTCCATCCGGAGGACCTGAGCTATTTGTATGAGAATGTAGAGCTGGCACTGAATCATGGAGAATCCAGCGAAGCTACCTACCGGCTGGTCCTCCCTGACAATACCCTGCTGGCGGTAAATATTCAGTCGGATGTGATCTACAGCCCGGAAGGACAGCCCATCAAGCTGATCGGCATGATGCAGGATATTACCGAGCGGCAGCAGATGGAGCAGCAGCTCAGGGAGAGCGAGCGCAATTTCCGGCTGATGTCCGAAAACTCACTAGATCTGATTTCGCGCCATACAGTCGACGACATCGTCTTTTTGTATTGCTCCCCGG of the Paenibacillus pedocola genome contains:
- a CDS encoding UvrD-helicase domain-containing protein, with amino-acid sequence MNKLLFHNIPLGATGERIPQAAIASARTSREMVKSEESDAAYFRRLEEGGILLNQPQIAAVRHYQGPLLTLAGAGSGKTSVLICRTGYLLSVRGISPSRMLLLTFSSKAAAEMRERIALLPGVEESDAARLQARTFHSFFLYFLRRQGLRQDIFHETRRQHILLKQIMRELGLPKDAYPPETLLALLSSCKMNMGEAENLPESTTAEQEMKAILVLYEQWKTDNFKIDFDDVLLIAYKMLREQPALLQELQQKFQYVMVDEFQDTNALQYELVKMIAHPQHNLMVVGDDDQTIYSFNGARSEFILEFEKLYPGAKVITLNINYRSGPAIVGLGNGIIRHNLRRRSKTLQAAKNSGSQPRYLRPQTADEEAEQIVEHIVSQVDSGNREYRDFALLYRASSSNRAVLELLLLRDIPYVDYGEGQLLYEHWLISPVLDHLRLSLNRRNFAAMENILPTLYMSREKGMDHIRRMEAVQPKQGPLIHLLSLPGMEDFKGAKLRDRLELIRGLAALTPVQAIRQIRTNFYDYFIEANERHQATLHRETLKEMLDELESSAERFDSIPVFLEFIANITERNELSRQPGLKEQGNRIALMTIHKSKGLEFPVVFLIGASEGILPHSSALEGERLKDRKTAKPPAASAFKTHSESGIAALEEERRLAYVAVTRAREELFISSPARHRGKKAEVSRFMLSAFRAAAAPSRPAPASVTVTRTGGARSYSSGSGANVRMHTVPVWNCTGTSCPGWTRMKAGGAEDHLASKPCPLCSSPMEKSTREVPV
- a CDS encoding Imm30 family immunity protein — translated: MMNMYPGIAQLYNNRLLRTELECELFEQALEGLAGDTEDAVIQQIFKVFDDETEHEEMMFSLVHFVESCHMEMYLTQLLESLPEMLEPARGWAIVLNERILSDDRFLKEYAAIAKGMPPRVKRALAFLLEEIRENKPRGYERKVNYMLGKIK
- a CDS encoding Cof-type HAD-IIB family hydrolase, with amino-acid sequence MLIALDMDGTLLNEDGRISAENREAILHAQSLGHIVAIATGRSYMDAERQLRLANLECPVVCLNGALLMLPDGSLAASRPLDKEDIIPVLRWMNEIPELYYEVYTKDNVYVELDKRVRLEKLSELKDEEIPEGFGWLLKAMIAKQFQQAAVTYVESMEEIWSKEEDPIYKALAFSLNPEVLKEASTRFAAIPGLIITASHESNIEINHKEANKGNGVSLLAAHYDIPTEQVAVMGDSYNDLPMFETAGYKIAMGNAAALLKETADFITLTNVEHGVAAGIRHLLDRK
- a CDS encoding DUF445 domain-containing protein; protein product: MKSRNLATISLAVMACGFLITLFLPENIGTELLRGGFEAGLVGGIADWFAVTALFRHPLGLRIPHTSLLLKNRDKIVQSLISAMENELLNKASIENKLRKVRIVSLGSGLLTKFMSRKKARTEILGQLSALVQRLPVEQAVPYLQTALADYLRDAELGVAADRIATRLMNDGKDTAALDYALEGISGWSGRPQTRAMLGKIASEKLAEVKLGGLKGMAFQAFVGFMDADMLGEMLQGMLQSGIRDFREADSPYREEMIREIRVAIFQLVNDEAKIAALKDWAQKELQGEEAAAFLHQQLEVFRGKAAAMLEEDRSSGGRRLFALYAMLVRRISGETEWIQGWEERIRASLINIVEANHFRLGVLVKENLDQMDDASLVNMLEDKVGKDLQWIRVNGAVCGFVVGLVLTVIQMI
- a CDS encoding P-II family nitrogen regulator; its protein translation is MLMIKAIVRPEKADEVMAELMLAGFPSISKMDLLGRGKQKGIQVGTNYYNQISKKLLMIVINDDEKDDVISIIMRTARTGEQGSFGDGKIFVLPVLETFTISNGKNQL
- a CDS encoding glycosyltransferase family 4 protein — encoded protein: MQICIIAPEQFPVPGDGSVEICIWAIAKQLSQRHKVTILSRRTAFLPDSAELEQVRIIRLASGTPSRYQASVLHFLEGESFDVIQVDNRPLLMAAVKQRHPETPVLLYLHSLTFVPAEARIARSLAHANTIAVNSRSLQKRLSRRFPGLSRKLSVVPLGADLSRFTPVELPERLLLRRTYRLPPKFTVLFVGRVIPRKGVPVLIRAMRHLNKYLPAHLIIAGPGKPLYIRKLRSLAGRLGVSVTFLGTIAHEHIHGLYQAADCFVCPSQRHESFGLVNVEAMASGLPVIASNNGGIREIITSGHNGYLVDRYQEALPFARLMLKVGRNPLLAAKIGMQGRSDALRTFEWQHTAAHLEELYRLLLKP